DNA sequence from the Myxocyprinus asiaticus isolate MX2 ecotype Aquarium Trade chromosome 3, UBuf_Myxa_2, whole genome shotgun sequence genome:
cagttatccatggtgttactacagtaatatggtgttagttaatatagtaaccatttttaattttgtggaGGGGGTGTTTACCATCTAATGTTGCTGGAAATGCCCCATATGTTGAGTGTATAATGACATGTTTATGGGTTATTCATACTGCAAAATTACATGCATTATTAAAAACTTACAGCAGTTAGCAATTCTGAATGTGCAACAGCCCTGTTTAGAAATTTTCTGAAAAACTATGAAAACCAAAGTAGAAAACTGTAAGGCATCCAAGTAATGCATCAATGCAAAAGGAATTTTCAGGAATGTTCACTATGTAGACTCAACAGCTTATGGGCTTCCACATGCTTTTTGGTTTCCGCCTCGACCATAACATGGAGCGATGGGGTGTATGAGTAATACAGTGAGATAGACAAGTTCATATAAGAGCATTGAAGCATAGGTCAGGATGCCATCATAGCACTGCATGACATGGATACTATTAGTTGCATGAAGTGTGCAGGACAGAGAAGTAGACACACAGTgatgaaaaactgtgggaaaaaacaacaattttacaCTCACTATTGAGTTCTCCAGACTCATGATTACTGTCCTAGTTGtctctttttttaagaaattaatatatatatatattaactatttatatttgcctacaaaactagtttcaagcatttaagcataagcctttggCGTAATAAAAAGTGTAACTTGagtaacataaattcagtcaaatttgtccaaacctttgactggtagtgtacaggAGATAagtcattcatttaaaaatcatGCTCCCTTACACTTAAATAAAGGACTATTTTATAGTACtattatttacaaaaacaaaaaaaaaaaaaaaaaaaattcaaaactacATGACATAGTCTTTTATGCCTGCAGAATATGCCACTTAAATAGAGCGTGAACCCACCACAtcacatacagtatttgtatCACGTTACAAATAAACCCGTCAAAATTCTAACATAGACACACGTGCAAGGGTGTGTGCATATTTAGCCTCCCAGTTCTATTTGGTGTCTGAGCATCCAATCAGGATGCGGTTAGATGGGTAAGGTCTGTGGGTGGAGCTTGGATTCATGGGAACATGAACATTTGTCTTCTCTCACACTGGGGCTCACGAGGGGGCGAGCACACTCGCTAGATAGAGGGGGGATTTTGAATCCAATGGCATACCCTCATTGCATTGAAGGACCTCTTTAGCCTGGGGAAATGGCCCCTGCAATGGAGCACTGTTATGTAATCTGCACTGAAGACATTCAAATGAAGTGCCTCTGCGTCATCATACCATTAGAAGCACAGTATACACACTGGTGTGACTGTAAACAGCTTACACTTGCTAATtattatcagtgttgggtgtaatctaatgaCAAAGTAACTTGTTACTGTAATGCAGTTACTTGTTAGTAAAgtgtagtgtaatacattacattttaaattcttttaatcagattacagattacacTTTCAAtcaaatgaattacttttatgtacatTACTTaggttaaacacattttaaaaataatattgtgtAGAATACTATGAAAAAtgttagaaagtaacttaaaagtaattagtaatgtgattactttgcaGTGAATTTATTAGTAGTTATCTGATCACAATTTTAGAGTAGTATTTAGGCAAGTGGTTGTCTCTTCATCAGACCGGGAGGGGAGTGTCAGAAGTTTCTGaggggggcacaaggaaaatctaagGGGCAATGCCCCCCAAGCCCCCTCACACTCCAGGCCATACTGTTGTTCGtttttttactgattttaaataaaaaaattggtattatttgattgctttaaacaaacattgcaattcTGCTATGCTGGGTGTCTGTGGGTTAACTAACTTGCTGGTAAATCACTTTACAGATCTAAAAGTTAATGTCAAAACCTGAGAAATATCATGGCTATTTTTCTCAGATGTTCCAttcttaaagtgttagttcacaattctctcataatttgctcaccatcatgccatcccagatgtgtttgactttctctcttctgcaaaacacaaatgaagatttttagaagaatatttcagctcagttggtccatacaatgcaagtgaatggtggccggaactttgaagctccaaaaattacataaagtcagcataaacataatccatcatactccaatggtttaatcaatgtcttctgaagcaatccaattggtttttgttgagaacagaccaaaatgtaactcctttttcactgtacatcttgacagaaGTCTCCTTGCCGATCATTATTTCAGGCTCGATTAAACTTCAAACACTAGGtgttgtaatcgagcttgaaataatgatcatggctagagactgcaatggcaagatgtacagtgaaaaatgagttacattttggtctgtcctcacccaaaaccaactggattgatttagaagacatggattaaaccactggagtcatacttttatgctgactttctctctttttttgagcttcaaaggctTGATCACAATTTACTTTTCAGTCTGCTGAGTAacatcagaactagtgatgcccgattcacgaataaataattctattaagtcggttcttttcagtgaattggccaaacaggttagcaaaaaggtctgaatCGATTGGCTATTTAGTCCTTTTATTTCTGACTGCTATTTCGCTGAATAATTTGCAGCAGCTTCTCACTCGTTAAAACAGCATCAGGATATTacagaaaatggaaaacaaactAATCgttggatgaagtggatatttacctacaatcaacaaaagactgcttttttgagaggtaacttccattggtgctgtgtcttgttaataaggggctgttcacaccaaacgtgttatTGTGTCCACCCATgctatttctcagttgtttttctatgtaaacatgctaaacggaggtctttgaccattgcattaTGTATCGCTGTGTTTTTGGCGTCTCATTTAGGAgcaccataattttttttttaagttcttttgCCAAGTTAAAAAGATGTCTCGAGACACCCGTGTTATACTcttttccctgatagcacacgtacaacaCCCAGATggctatttgatgtgtgtgtttacatctggaagacgactattttacattgtttgctcttctgcaatacatctataagatgtatgtcaataagtatgtctcggatgtcaatgaGACATTTAgcaaatgtctttgagatgtttatgatttagaatgattgtaaatctgaactttttaagatgtttagcagatgttagatgctttccagatgaaaagatgtaaaacagacatctcggagacgtacgtgtgctatctggaaACAGATTGTTGTGCTCTATTGCTCCTCCTCTGCCATCTCCTGTTTGCTGACTAGTGTTTGAAAATCATTAAGTTGTTATTGTATACCAGTTTTCTGTCACAACATTTTGCTTGATTATTTgttttacttgttttatgttttggaGGGCTTGTGCTATTgcttcatacagatgaacaatTGGATTGGATTCACTGATGgctatcagacatcaaaagagtTGCGTTGATCAGTTGAGAAATTACGATCATTTAGCTGAAGTCCATTTAACATCTGTATATTGAATTAGCACTGTTAAGGCTTCTGGAATGTGTAATAGTTTAGTGACctaggaaataaacacagtccgaACTGGTCACATCTCTGAGCAGAGTCGATTCTCCTGAGGAGACAATATGATTCCGAATGCCTCAGAATTGaagaatcactttttttttttggaatcgaCTCCCAGCCCTAGTGGTTAGGgaaaagtagccaacaagtgCCAACAAGTGAAAGATGTACTTGATTCTACACGTGTACTCCTTcaacactctttaaaaaaaattccccatacttccatttgtgccatttcatagttttgacgaatgaaacagaagcttctaaaaaactaaataatttatGGACATGATGGTGTAAATGTAGCACATACTGTCTGTATGAGAGAATGAACAATTCATACTGTAATCTGAACCaaaacaaaatattgatttacagCACTGTAGTACAAATTCAAAACTCTAAATGTCtaataaaaaagatgaaaaaaacaaacaaaaagaccaTACAGTTTGAACAATGAGTTCTCACTTTGGAAGAGCAACATCAGCACCAACAGAGAACAACAAAAATTATTCACGAGCCTTGaaatataaacacattattaCCATTTCTTCGGTCATGAAAATATTTGCGatcacagaagaaaaaagaaatccaAATGAATGGGTAAAAAGATCAGAGCAATGAGGTCCTGATTAGCGTCTGAACTTCAACCATTTCCAGTAGCATCTAGACACATTTAGTCCAGTACTAACCATCACCTCAGATGTAAAAAGGACAATGCTGTAAAGTTGGCGTCTCTGCGTACAATGCTCTATGCACCAGAGACACACTTTTAACGTTTGTCTAAAGTGAAAAGTGACAAATGTATCTCTATTTCCAGGTCCTCGTTTctcatttttcaatgttttccATATTTATTGCTTAACAGTTTCTCTACTTTTTTCTCGAGTTTAGAGTCCGCTCTCTTTTATGAAATACAACTGCATGTTAGGCTACATGGCATGTCAAGACATCTTCAAATGCTGCACGCTTGGTGCTGTCATACAGAAGTGTATTTGCAGTTCAGTCTCAATTCTGGCTCAACAGTGTCTCAGTGCCTTTTAGGGTCTTGCCCTTTAATCTCCACTCTCATTCAAAACAGCACCCTCTGTATCTCAGCATTTGTCACACCGCTTGCCCATTTCATATCCCACACGTGCCAACAGCGCCGCCCTCATGGCTGAGTCCAGGACATTCTTCTCTGCCACTCGTTCCACAATATCTTCTGGCTTATCCTCCTGGTTGgaatgaaaataaaaagaatattttttatttttttggggattttttccccctttttcacccaatttggaatgcccaattcccagtgcgcctttaagtcctcgtggtcgcgtagtgattcacctcaatccgggtggtggaggatgaatcccagttgcctccgcgtctgagaccatcaacccgcgcatcttatcacgtggcttgttgagcgcgttgccacggagatatagcgcgtgtggaggcttcacgccatccaccgtggcatccgtgctcaactcaccacgccccaccgagaatgaaccacattatagcaaccacgaggaggttaccccatgtgactctaccctccctagcaaccgggccaatttggttgcataggagacatggttggaatcactcagcacgccctaggattcaaactagcgaactccaggggtgatagccagagtcttttaccactgagctacccaggccccataaaaataatatatatatattttttactatgtttctactagggctgggtaaaaatagcATTATGAACGAACCTGATAGCAAttttttaaatcccaagatcgatctattactctatgcgcaaccctctacaattcaaataaatcACTCACAGCGTGCTATGCAACTAGATATGCCCGTGATTAGCCACTGGTAATAGCGCCAGTAAAGATAATAGCATCTTTTACCTATCAAACGCACTGTAAAAATAACCCGTTATTCTTATCCCGTGCGAACTGGCATGTtggtaaaaagccagtgaatctgcactgtccagcctGTGAACCCTTTATCTCATTGTTTCTAAAGTTCaccaagtgtctgaagtggatgttggtcacTGAGAAGACACCAACTGGCTGTTGCGTTTGAACTGATGcatgagaaacaaacaaacatgacttCTTTTGATTAGGAAAATTAGAAAAGGACACAAGTACTAATTTTGTGATTTGAACAGAGTAAATGAGAAAAATGGGGTTGAGCCCCATGTTTCACAACTTATTTATTTGGAGGGACAGATCAAATTAAATAATGTGAAAAGATTgtctatatttttaattcaagagtgtactGTAGGATTACTGGCTTGCTAATgtaaccagttctgttgtattttgccagatattcaagtcattttattctaataatcccagatacagcATATGCACATGTTCAATACTTACTTCATAATTAGTCAGCACAGCTAAATAGcatacattttctgatgggtCAGTTATGCGTGACAGCAGTGTGAAAATGCAGTCGACACTCTCATCTCTGTGATTTATCCAGACATCGCTTATCCGATGTCTGGATAAATCACAGACGTCTGTGGTagcctaataaaattattttactttacagACGTATGTCCGGGAAACTAATCTGTGTTTTGAACTCTGCGCTCTCAACTCATTGTAGTCTGTTGTTGGAATCGGCCCCTGTCACCATCAGCTCTCGAATCACACCGAGTTTAAACGCTGCCTCATTTCTGATAATCCACTCTGTTTACAATCTTGGACATAATACAGTCGACAACACCAGATATTTGTCAGTGTACAAGCACAcgcatattaaaggtgcactcagtaactttttgttagtGTTATCTtgtacttacagtgacacctagtggtgtggatgcagcatcattcaaagtcaaaatttttcagttacagatgccattgtagaaattcactatttcacaatcagccataattaatttaatccaagagtgaaagtgttcaataacaagaaggttactgaaattaagtgagtagtattcagctggtcatgtgattctaaaatggcagcccccatgagggcacccctgccccatgcagaataaaacagcttttataaggtcactgatatgcctagagtcctcatctcatgtgagtgctcatgattttatacatatgtttcaaaattacaattgatttcattaggagtaaaacttttttaatggtgaaaaaattactgagtgctcctttaatGTGGCCACGAGAGAAATGTAGCGTATTCTGGTGGGAGCGGAAAGTGAGCGCCTCGTAAGTGGCTGGAGCAGGGCTGAGCGCAGTCTTGTAAAACGTGCTCCTCGCTCCAGTGAAATTCTGATCAATCCGCtcccgctccgctcacatgctctgttcaccatgggttccctctggattttcctatgggtttttataatggggtttttgagcTTATGAGAAAATAAGATCTAtgataaacattacttgacgatacatggACGGTTTTTTCTACagcaaaaaattacacacattcgTACCTCAAACATGTATTTTGAAGCCgcagtgtgtgtttttattttaaattatgtaattcaatatggcttcaaaatGAACATGGCAAATGccgaattctcttctgggtttttggagtacaagctgaacagctctattggcaaatggaaaaataaaatccaaagtaaatgaaaaagaaaagccattggcaaatggatgaagaaaagcaattgccaaatggcCTTTTCAAACACTATTTAAaagttgcatttaaaaatgacttattaatatgctattttattgttacatttaattgcattttaaacatgaaataaatacctgatttataaatgcacaattttatgttaaatatcatttttattttcaaattaattgattgatcatttatttcttcattcttttttaattgccACTCCACAGCTTCCataagatcctttcactgcgtgttttTTTAATCCACTTTCtgctctttacagtcagttgttggtcaaaaacaacaacaacaaaatatttaattctaatcacatacAGCACGAATGCGGTAAAGAAGTCAATCAActgccgctattcttaaagagacagtacctttTTAGCaggtgttctacaaatcaatgtacatacttgtaaatattacaacttatgcatgtaaacaataaacatgtaacaaaatatacataTGAAATTTCAAGACATCCAATTTGAATACAtgaatttgtacattaaaaaaaaaaactcaaatgtgAACCTATACTGTATCTTACAAACGAGTACTGATGTACTGCACAGAAGTTTTCgtacattttttcatttataatgtgatgctctgttgtgcagaaatttatttgacaaaaataagaccaatgttgtgttttagattattcTGTGAGGTTATTTACTAAAGcacttcatttaaaaataattattttgttgaaAACTAATTGTTAATACATTcacttgttttattttcatttgattaagtttggattaatttgattagacataaTTTTAAAggtgaattaaactttaaaacaaggAATTacgattttttgtgtgtgtgtgtgtgtgtgtgtgtggaaaaactTGGAATTTGGGGGAAAACAAATTGTAGaatttgtacttacatttaaagtacctgcatttaataacatctgtagttacactgataaccttatccctaaacctaaccctaccccaacccttactcaaaaccctaaccctaatcctaaacctacccataaagcagcagcaaatgtgaatcttgtaagaattctgcagaacaacatgtagatacacaataaatatattgttattatatatgTTATTACATAGTAGTTACAAACACCTAATATAAAGAGGGACAAGACATTTAGTTGTGCTtaacatcccaagaaacctccgaAAAACACCTACATTAAACACGTGAAAAACTCCAGCAACTTTTCTCGCTTCTAGCTCCCGCGTTCTGTCCAGAAACGATCCTCCCTATGCTCTATTTCCTTCAAAAGACAATTTCCATCCAATGTGAGAGCTTCAGAGTCCTGAAAGTTGATAACGGTCATTCAGAACTCACTGTTTTTATCAGAAATTATATTAGGAAggaccctacagcatggattgcgCTCCCTACGAAGTGCTCTGCAAAGGCATCTTCAGCACAGGTGAGAACACAGCCACGTGTGCTGAACAGATGTAGGGGAAGAGTTGTTGCTGTTCTAGAAAGTATTTGATTGGACTAATTTTTCAGGCTCTATGTGACGTTATGATTTTGCCTGGAAGACTGTAGATTTTTAAATATCTTCTGAAAAACAATTGTCAATGTTaaaaagtacactagcatataaatgaacttaaagctaatagatatggactaaaaccagcaaaacttTAATGTTGATTTCATGATGTCTTTAATTACATGGGAAGTCATGCCAAGTGCAGATTTGACATAATAAAGGATAAGATTTGTTTCGGTCAAGAAAGACTCGGTGCGTTCCATTTGGAAGTGATTATCCCTATGGCCTATTTCCTTACATGAATTAACCAAGAGTTTTGAAGGGTTGaaaagtgtggggctcaaaaataacagCAATTTGGAACTCAATTTGTACAATTATATTTATATGAATTTGTCTTTGAAACAACCCTGCATCTTGGCTACCATGATTGTtcccccttcgaagtgccctctgGAGGCATCATTTAAGCATGCAGTGTCAGTGTTTTAAATGAATCGGTTGACTGAATGAATCACTGAATCACTCTTAACACATTCACTTGACGCCATCTGTTGGTGTCGATACAGAAATCCGATATATGGCCCAAATATAACATGCATATAAAAAAGATTTGCATATTGCCATTTAGCAGAATTCTGTATGTCCTAATGATCTTCTCACTCTTTTTACATGATACAGTAAGAGTTACAGATACAGTTTTGTGCTTCCCACAGTTTTGTGAGCAAACGCAACAGATTCTCGGGGGTACACAAATGTTTTGCATGAGccgcaaaaaacataaaaaaaatttcccATCCCTACAAATTTTTTTCCCACCACAATTTTCCCATAGGAGCTCCTTCATTCCTAAATACAAACCTTGTGAACAATGAATGATGTTATATGCCCGTTGTCAGCTTGATAGTCGAGCCAGAATAACTCTGTTCCAGGGTTCTCCTGATCTGTGCCGGAGCTGCTCTCATTCCAGTCTTCTATTTCTGCATTCACACCAGGCTCAGATCCATCTGAAAGCAAGCAAGTGCCCATATATGAGCACAGCAGCACATCAAACAAACTCCTACAAACAAACTCCAATAAATCCTGAACATGTTGAAAGTactttattcatttgtttatttttaattgattaaaaaGCCCATTTTCCTTCTTGCTTCATAATATCCACTGTAACTATCAGCATTATTATTGCTTATTTATTTGGCTATTTATTATTTAGCTTCCTGTTTCttgtttacatgttattttttaatataggtttaatttctgttttaaatttactTCCGTGAAGTTGACATGGATGTTCTAAAGATGCACcaagtattttttttgtttaacccTTGAACGGTCTCAACGATCAAGTCCCACTGTTGATCTcaccgggtcaaattgacccggctCTTAAATCACAGCTCAACAGTcacaatttgcacattttctacccaatgacttttttttatctttaaatataaTGCAGGAAATACTATTTTAGAAGAGCATTAAGTGTACAGAGATCCTTATATTTATAGCTGTTACTGTGATAAAGTGAgttgtattcagctggtcatgtgatctcaacatggcagcaccCACAAGGCGACCTGCTCCATGTaatataaaacaacttttattaaGTTACGGACTGGAGTCTTtgtctcatgtgagtgtacaatATTTGAAACATCTGtctaaattaatattaatttctttgtgtaAACTTTTTAATGGGGTGGGGATtacaaagtgcacctttaaatactcTAGACTAGCATTAGTACATTAGGGGGGGTCAGCAATAGCATATCCAATAAACTGACACCAGCTCCATTTGACCTCTCTATATAGTAAAATATTGAATTAAGCTCTTTCTACCTATGTAACTTACTCCGCTGGCGTGGGTGGTACACCTGAC
Encoded proteins:
- the LOC127421588 gene encoding UPF0561 protein C2orf68 homolog, with the translated sequence MEVLRDAEGEGVKYKPGGRLDMSHGFLHHIRRNQIARDDYDKEVKQAKEKQRRRQTTTPRRPRRPDRQVYHPRQRNGSEPGVNAEIEDWNESSSGTDQENPGTELFWLDYQADNGHITSFIVHKEDKPEDIVERVAEKNVLDSAMRAALLARVGYEMGKRCDKC